Below is a window of Terriglobia bacterium DNA.
CAAGTTCTGGGAGGCGGCCGGAGGCTATTCGCCCACCATTGGGATCATCGGCGCGGTGCTCGGCCTGATCCACGTCATGGAAAATCTGACCGATCCGAGCAAGCTGGGAGGGGGGATCGCCGTGGCATTCGTGGCCACGGTCTATGGAGTCTCGCTGGCCAATGTGGTTTATTTCCCGATTGCCGGAAAGCTCAAGCTGCTGCACCGGAACCACATGGTGGCCAAGGAAATCATCCTTGCAGGTGTTATCTCGATCCTCGAGGGTGAAAACCCGCGCCTGATTGAGGACAAGCTCAAGAGCTTCCTGAATCAGAATGACAAAAAACCCATAACACAGGACGGGGCGGCCGCGCAAACCAAGGTTGCCTGATCGGGAGATTCGACATCTTGCGCAAGAAGAAAGCCCCTGAGCACGCAAATCACGAACGTTGGCTGGTCTCCTACGCCGACTTTATCACGCTGCTGTTCGCATTCTTCACTACGATGTATGCTATTTCCACAGTGGACGCACAAAAGATGGGCCGGATGGTCATGTCCATGAGGGCGTCCTTCGACAGTCCGGTTTTCACCCCCGGAAGTGACAGCCTGAGTCTGAGCAAGGGAGATGGAGCCAGCTCGGCTCTGGGCCGCGACCTCGTGGAGCATGTTGAAACCCCGAAGGAGAAGGTGCTCAAGGAGAACACGGTTGCCAACATGAAGGAGCTCAAGACCAACTACGTGCCGAATTCCCTTCCCAAAGGTGAAGTCGTCGCGATGGGGCGGCTCCAGGAGACCATCGAGTCTTTGGTGAAAAAGCGGGGCATCGCAGGGAAGGTGCGGACGCGCCTTGAAA
It encodes the following:
- a CDS encoding OmpA family protein; amino-acid sequence: MLRKKKAPEHANHERWLVSYADFITLLFAFFTTMYAISTVDAQKMGRMVMSMRASFDSPVFTPGSDSLSLSKGDGASSALGRDLVEHVETPKEKVLKENTVANMKELKTNYVPNSLPKGEVVAMGRLQETIESLVKKRGIAGKVRTRLETRGLVISLDGTFFDSGSDQMRPEGRELMDAMAQDLLVMNNLVRIEGHTDNVPIQTARFPSNWELSCARATSLVAYLIRQFGFTPDKLSGAGYGEFCPVETNNTPEGRARNRRVDIVVLNSTYSHTGSR